The window CAGACCACCTTTGCCGCCGACGACCATCGCCAGTTCAACCGTCATGGCGAAGCCTTCGATGTCGGCGAGACTTTCTCGGGCGTGCCGTACGAGGTAGCCCTGGCCGCCGTGGAAAAGATCCGCGCACTGGTGCCGCAGGGCGTGCCTATGGCGCAATTCGCACTGCGCTGGATCTTGATGGAAAGCGGCATCAGCACCGTGATCCCCGGCGCGCGCAATGTGGCGCAGGCGCAATCCAACAGCGCCGCCAGCGCCCTGCCGCCCATTACGGCTGAGGTGATGCAGGCGCTGCGTGCGATCTATCTGCATGACATCGCCCCATACGTCCACCAACGCTGGTAATCTGTGTGCCCCCCTTCATGTAACCAACAATAAACAAGGACACCATGACAGCCATCCAGCTCGCCATTGCCGGCGTCGGCAAGATCGTCTATGACCAGCACGCCCCGGCCATTGCCGGCAACACCGATTTCAAGCTGGTCGCCACCGCCAGCCGCAACCACAGCATCGACGGCGTGACCGCCTACAAGAGCATGGCCGAGATGCTGGCCTCGGGCACGGCCATCGACGCCATCTCCCTGTGCATGCCGCCGCAGTACCGCTACGAAGCGGCGCGCGAAGCCATCCGCGCCGGCAAGCACGTCTTCCTGGAAAAGCCGCCCGGCGCCACCCTCTCCGAGGTCGAGTCGCTCAGGGACCTGGCTGCCGAACAGGGCGTCACGCTCTTTGCCAGCTGGCATTCACGTCACGCGCCGGCGGTCCAGGTGGTCAAGCGGCACCTGCAGCAACACGCGCCACGCCAGGTCAAGGTGATCTGGCGCGAAGACGTGCGTCACTGGCATCCCGACCAGGAATGGATCTGGCAACCGGGCGGCCTGGGCGTGTTCGATCCAGGCATCAACGCCTTGTC is drawn from Herbaspirillum seropedicae and contains these coding sequences:
- a CDS encoding Gfo/Idh/MocA family protein, encoding MTAIQLAIAGVGKIVYDQHAPAIAGNTDFKLVATASRNHSIDGVTAYKSMAEMLASGTAIDAISLCMPPQYRYEAAREAIRAGKHVFLEKPPGATLSEVESLRDLAAEQGVTLFASWHSRHAPAVQVVKRHLQQHAPRQVKVIWREDVRHWHPDQEWIWQPGGLGVFDPGINALSIVTEILPQAMFLKQAALEVPSNRQTPIAARLAFTDALGTDVQADFDWRQTGGQTWDIIIETGSTHVHLKKGGHELWIDGKQSELPVEGEYPSLYQHFCQLIRKHASDVDVAPLRHVADAFMLGEHIVTDAFV